A stretch of DNA from Rhodococcus sp. NBC_00297:
CCGGTCCCAGTGCCGGCAACAGCCGGCGAGCCTCGGGCCCGTTCAGCACCTCGGTGGGAATTCCCGCCGTGCGTTCCCAGTCGTGTTTGGTCTCGAGTGCCTGCACTTGGTCGTCCGTCTCGGCGACCATGTAGCCGCCGCAGCGGTTGAGGCCGAGGCCAGGAACGCTGTCTGCCAGGTCGTTCCACAGCGAGCTGGTGCGGTGCTGCAGCGGGAGGAGACGTCGGACATCCACGGCCGCACCCTGGCCGGGACGTCGAGTGTGAATCGTCTGAATGTGGAGGTTGCCCGCGGTTGTCCCGGAGCCACCGGTGTTGGGTGCGGATCGGTCGAGCACGACGACGCGCGCGCCGGACCTCGTCAGTGCCAGGGCCGTCGCAGCGCCGACGATGCCGGCTCCGACGACGATCACGTCGAAGTCAGACTGCACTGCCCACTCCTGCGGTCCGGGATGCCTCGGCGATTCCCGAGTCCTCGACGATCCGCGCCAGGTGGTCCAGCGTCGTCGCGTCCGTCACGGGCAACAGCGGTTCGCGCACGCTGCCGCCGGGCTGTCCGAGCACGTTCATGACGGCTTTGAGCTGGGGAATCGGAGAGGCGTAGACGCCGCTGTAGTCGGGATTGATCAGACGTCCCGACAGCGCGCGATACCTGTCGGCCCAGGACCGCGCGGCGACCGCGTCGCGCGCAGCGACGGCACGGTAGAACGGCACGGCGAAGGGTGCGCCCACTCCGCCGCCGTCGATGTTCCCGTCGCCACCCAGATCCAGCAACGCTGCGAGTCCGCGGTGGTGAAGGAAGCTGCCGAAGACTCGGACCGTGCCCGCCACCGCTTCGACGGTGTCGAGCATGGAGAGCCAGTTGCCGGTGCTGTCCTTGACGGCCACCACGTTGTCGAGGGCTGCAAGCTCGGTGAACAGCCCGGGGAGAGTGCCCATGTCGACAGCGACGCCACGCGGCCAGTTGTAGACCATGAACGGCAATGCCGTTGCGGTGCTGACGGATCGGTAGAAGGCGAGCAGTTCGTCCTTCGACGGATGAACGTAGGGCGGAGGTGTGGCCAGCACGCCGTCGGCGCCTGACGTCTCGGCATGCCGCGCGAGTGCTGCGGAGTCGCGTGCGGTGTATGCGCTGACGCCGATGACGACGGGGAAGCGTCCGCGCACTGCGTCGATGGCGACCTCGGCGACGGTGCGCCGCTCCGCGTCACTCTGGCTGAACCACTCACCGGTGCTGCCGTTGACGAGAACGCCGTCCACCTCGTGGTCGGCGTACAGGTTCATGAGAGAGGCCAGGGCATCCGTGTCGACTGCGCCACCGGCGGTGAACGGGGTGGGTGCTGCGGGCCAGTAGCCGGACCAGGCGACGTCATCGCGGTTCATGAATACCTTTCGTTCGGCGTTGAAGCCGGACTGGGTCGAATCGATGGGATCGATTGCATAGACTGCCGTCGGTGAAGACACATCGTCAAGCCGGAAACGCACTTGTAACGAGCGAGGCTCGGCGTGGGAGAGTCTGTGCACGATCGGCAACGAGGGGAGGTGAGGGTCGATGACGGTCACTCTGGCTGACGTGGCTGCTGCCGCGGGAGTCTCGCGCAGCACGGCTTCCCGGGCGTTGAGCGGGTCGACGCTGATCTCGGCCGATACCCGACGGACCGTCGAAGAGGCGGCCCGAACACTGGGGTACCGGCCCAACAGGGCCGCGAGTGCGCTGCGCTCCAACAAG
This window harbors:
- a CDS encoding dihydrodipicolinate synthase family protein; translation: MNRDDVAWSGYWPAAPTPFTAGGAVDTDALASLMNLYADHEVDGVLVNGSTGEWFSQSDAERRTVAEVAIDAVRGRFPVVIGVSAYTARDSAALARHAETSGADGVLATPPPYVHPSKDELLAFYRSVSTATALPFMVYNWPRGVAVDMGTLPGLFTELAALDNVVAVKDSTGNWLSMLDTVEAVAGTVRVFGSFLHHRGLAALLDLGGDGNIDGGGVGAPFAVPFYRAVAARDAVAARSWADRYRALSGRLINPDYSGVYASPIPQLKAVMNVLGQPGGSVREPLLPVTDATTLDHLARIVEDSGIAEASRTAGVGSAV